In Oreochromis niloticus isolate F11D_XX linkage group LG18, O_niloticus_UMD_NMBU, whole genome shotgun sequence, one genomic interval encodes:
- the LOC100690235 gene encoding crystallin J1A: MASALANRAIGAIVGSAVADAAAQPLHWVYDLQKLKGILALNPNPEFHPESANPFYRRETGKQSCYGDQAYVLLESLSECGGLNVDDLKQRTLKVFGPGSEYDTPVNDPYRERGGPRPQLPIDGPWRHASLKSFLKNVDAGKEETGCENDCQIDGIAKLAPIVAFYAGQPDMLEKVEQAIRVTQNNDECVAETLAAARFLEHFILNGPDPKALDAVLNQLNDPNRKQPQDLDKAVIGHIHQVKENLSKTPQKLIPSVFTNAUGLPGAFQAALHGVLTATRYETAVKDTMSCGGCTCSRGSFIGACLGAQVGLEGIPESWKSKTLQYDLVLEHAKKITKHLSA; encoded by the exons ATGGCTTCAGCTCTGGCTAACAGGGCAATAGGAGCCATCGTGGGATCAGCAGTGGCAGATGCTGCAG CACAGCCTCTCCACTGGGTGTACGACCTCCAGAAGTTAAAGGGGATCCTGGCTCTGAATCCAAACCCGGAATTCCACCCTGAGTCCGCTAACCCTTTTTACAGGAGGGAGACTGGCAAGCAGAGTTGCTATGGAGACCAGGCATATGTCCTGCTGGAGTCCCTGTCTGAATGTGGAG GTCTAAACGTTGATGACCTGAAGCAGCGCACACTGAAAGTTTTTGGGCCAGGATCAGAGTATGACACGCCCGTCAATGATCCTTACAGAGAGAGGGGAG GGCCAAGACCTCAGCTGCCCATCGATGGGCCGTGGAGACATGCAAGTTTAAAGAGCTTCCTGAAGAATGTGGATGCAGGCAAAGAGGAGACGG GCTGTGAGAACGACTGTCAGATTGATGGAATAGCCAAACTGGCTCCTATAGTGGCTTTTTATGCAGGACAGCCTGACATGCTGGAGAAGGTGGAACAGGCCATCCGTGTCACCCAGAACAATGATGAATGTGTGGCGGAGACTCTAGCAGCAGCGAG GTTTCTGGAACATTTCATCCTGAATGGTCCAGATCCAAAAGCCTTGGACGCGGTGCTCAATCAGCTTAATGACCCAAACAGAAAGCAGCCTCAAGATTTAGACAAAGCAGTCATCG GACACATCCACCAGGTGAAGGAGAATTTATCCAAAACTCCGCAAAAGCTGATCCCCTCTGTCTTCACAAATGCATGAG GTTTGCCGGGTGCGTTCCAAGCCGCGCTGCACGGAGTCCTGACAGCCACTCGCTATGAGACGGCTGTCAAAGACACCATGAGCTGCGGGGGATGCACCTGCAGCAGAGGATCCTTCATAGGAGCCTGTCTTGGGGCTCAG GTCGGACTTGAGGGAATCCCGGAGTCCTGGAAGTCCAAGACCCTGCAATACGACTTGGTGTTGGAGCATGCCAAGAAGATAACCAAACACCTGTCGGCGTAA